The Nocardioides panzhihuensis genome has a segment encoding these proteins:
- a CDS encoding heme o synthase translates to MTHVEQPVPDLDQRSDRASMRDVISAYVSLTKPRVIELLLLTTVPVMFFAAQGVPGVGLVAATVVGGIFSAGSASVFNCVYDRDIDEQMRRTRRRALPRHVVTPRAALIFGSVLAVLSVVVLGFFVNWLSAGLSLAANAFYVFVYTMLLKRRTTQNIVWGGIAGCFPTLIGWTAVTNQVSWEPLILFMVVFFWTPPHTWALALRYREDYAQVDVPMLPVVKSARHVGGQIVAYSWVMVATSLLMWPLASTGWLYPVAAIALGAVFLVQAHQLHARAKGTEDLTKIRPMQLFHSSNLYLSLLFVALAVDPLIR, encoded by the coding sequence GTGACGCACGTCGAACAGCCGGTCCCCGACCTCGACCAGCGTAGCGACCGCGCGTCAATGCGCGATGTCATCTCGGCGTACGTCTCCTTGACGAAGCCGCGCGTGATCGAGCTGCTGCTGCTGACCACGGTGCCGGTGATGTTCTTCGCCGCCCAGGGTGTCCCGGGCGTCGGTCTGGTCGCTGCCACGGTCGTCGGTGGGATCTTCTCGGCCGGTTCGGCCTCGGTCTTCAACTGCGTCTACGACCGCGACATCGACGAGCAGATGAGGCGTACGCGGCGCCGGGCTCTGCCGCGGCACGTGGTCACTCCGCGCGCGGCCCTGATCTTCGGGTCGGTGCTCGCCGTCCTGTCGGTCGTCGTGCTCGGGTTCTTCGTCAACTGGCTCTCCGCGGGCCTGTCGCTGGCCGCGAACGCGTTCTACGTCTTCGTCTACACGATGCTCCTCAAGCGGCGCACCACCCAGAACATCGTCTGGGGCGGCATCGCGGGCTGCTTCCCGACCCTGATCGGCTGGACCGCGGTCACCAACCAGGTCTCCTGGGAACCGCTGATCCTGTTCATGGTCGTCTTCTTCTGGACCCCGCCGCACACCTGGGCGCTGGCGCTGCGCTACCGCGAGGACTACGCGCAGGTCGACGTGCCGATGCTGCCGGTGGTCAAGTCCGCCCGCCACGTGGGCGGTCAGATCGTGGCGTACTCCTGGGTCATGGTTGCGACCTCGCTGCTGATGTGGCCGCTGGCCTCCACGGGCTGGCTCTACCCGGTCGCGGCCATCGCACTCGGCGCCGTCTTCCTCGTCCAGGCCCACCAGCTGCACGCGCGTGCCAAGGGCACCGAGGACCTCACCAAGATCCGCCCGATGCAGCTCTTCCACTCGAGCAACCTCTACCTGAGCCTGCTCTTCGTCGCACTCGCGGTCGACCCGCTCATCCGCTGA
- a CDS encoding glyoxalase, with product MFTLRTITLDAADPTDARAFYDKAFGLTDQISVRQGPGTGTGRPFTLSLVVGQPSTVDSLVDSALAAGAVSLKPVEKSFWGYGGIVQAPDGSIWKIATSAKKDRGAATREIDDIVLLLGVADVKASKRFYAERGLGVKRSFGGKYAEFEAAPGAVQLAIYPRHALEKETGVALDPSAAYGIALGGGGEAFIDPDGFAWQAVDHGTHDRDEHDR from the coding sequence ATGTTCACACTTCGGACCATCACCCTCGACGCAGCAGACCCCACGGACGCCCGGGCGTTCTATGACAAGGCCTTCGGCCTCACCGACCAGATCTCCGTACGCCAGGGTCCGGGAACCGGCACCGGCCGGCCGTTCACGCTCTCCCTCGTCGTCGGCCAGCCCTCGACGGTCGACAGCCTCGTCGACTCGGCGCTCGCGGCCGGCGCCGTCTCCCTGAAGCCGGTCGAGAAGTCCTTCTGGGGCTACGGCGGCATCGTCCAGGCCCCCGACGGCTCGATCTGGAAGATCGCGACCTCGGCGAAGAAGGACCGCGGGGCCGCCACCCGGGAGATCGACGACATCGTCCTGCTCCTCGGTGTCGCCGACGTCAAGGCGAGCAAGAGGTTCTACGCCGAGCGGGGGCTCGGGGTGAAGCGGAGCTTCGGCGGCAAGTACGCCGAGTTCGAGGCCGCTCCTGGTGCGGTCCAGCTCGCGATCTATCCCCGGCACGCGCTGGAGAAGGAGACCGGCGTCGCGCTCGACCCGTCTGCGGCGTACGGCATCGCTCTCGGAGGTGGCGGCGAGGCCTTCATCGACCCGGACGGGTTCGCCTGGCAGGCTGTGGACCATGGCACGCACGATCGCGACGAACACGACCGTTGA
- a CDS encoding ABC transporter ATP-binding protein, translating to MESSVARPAVEVRDLRMTYGDKAAVDGLSLSVASGSITAVLGPNGAGKTTTLETCEGYRRPQQGTVRVLGLDPIADRKRLLPRIGVMLQGQGAWSGVRAMEMLKHIARLHAHPLDVDYLAERLGLGECGRTPYRRLSGGQQQRLGLAMALVGRPELVFVDEPTAGMDPQGRRTTWELLRELRADGVTVVLTTHYLEEAEELADQVHIIDRGRMIASGTPLELTRGPGNGMSATATVRLVVTKPFPPGARESLRKALGEDTEVTLLDERSMRVTGRADPTTLAKVSRWCEENDVLPESLTLGRRSLEDVFLDLTGGIALTDGVEHV from the coding sequence GTGGAATCTTCCGTCGCCAGGCCCGCTGTCGAGGTACGCGACCTGCGCATGACCTACGGCGACAAGGCAGCCGTCGACGGGCTCTCGTTGAGCGTCGCGTCCGGCTCGATCACGGCAGTCCTCGGGCCCAACGGCGCCGGGAAGACGACGACGCTGGAGACCTGCGAGGGCTATCGGCGCCCCCAGCAGGGGACGGTGCGGGTGCTCGGGCTCGACCCGATCGCCGACCGCAAGCGGCTGCTCCCCCGGATCGGGGTGATGCTGCAGGGGCAGGGCGCCTGGAGCGGCGTACGCGCCATGGAGATGCTCAAGCACATCGCACGGCTCCACGCGCACCCGCTCGACGTCGACTACCTTGCCGAGCGCCTCGGGCTGGGCGAGTGCGGCCGCACCCCCTACCGACGGCTCTCCGGTGGCCAGCAGCAGCGGCTCGGGCTCGCGATGGCCCTGGTGGGCCGCCCGGAGCTGGTCTTCGTGGACGAGCCGACGGCGGGGATGGACCCGCAGGGGCGGCGTACGACCTGGGAGCTGCTCCGCGAGCTCCGCGCCGACGGCGTCACCGTCGTGCTCACCACCCATTACCTGGAGGAGGCCGAGGAGCTGGCCGACCAGGTGCACATCATCGACCGCGGGCGGATGATCGCCTCGGGGACTCCTCTCGAGCTCACCCGAGGCCCAGGAAATGGGATGAGTGCGACGGCGACCGTGCGGCTGGTGGTGACCAAGCCGTTCCCGCCCGGTGCCCGTGAGTCCCTGCGCAAGGCGCTCGGCGAGGACACCGAGGTCACCCTGCTCGACGAGCGTTCGATGCGGGTCACCGGTAGGGCCGACCCGACCACGCTCGCCAAGGTGAGCCGCTGGTGCGAGGAGAACGACGTCCTCCCGGAGTCGCTGACCCTGGGACGCAGGAGCCTCGAGGACGTCTTCCTCGACCTCACCGGCGGGATCGCTCTCACGGACGGGGTCGAGCATGTCTGA
- a CDS encoding ABC transporter permease — MSEVTTGTFTPKPGTAPITRQVVAQALMEAKLMLRNGEQLLLAVVIPVMVLIGGVTAGNAIDLDLGTDQSLVDLLTPGVLALAIMSTSFTSLAIATGFERRYGVIKRLGASPLPRIGLLAGKVLALGCVQLVQLFVIGAVGQLLGWTPAAGFGTVLAFFLAIATGTLAFASLGLFVAGVLRAEATLAAANLIYLLLLAGGAVVLPLTAYGAFGDVARWLPSGALGEAVRTAFLDGVPAWRDLGVLLIWALLGSTLTARTFKWE; from the coding sequence ATGTCTGAGGTGACCACGGGGACCTTCACCCCAAAGCCCGGCACCGCCCCGATCACCCGTCAGGTGGTCGCCCAGGCGCTGATGGAGGCCAAGCTGATGCTCCGCAACGGCGAGCAGCTCCTGCTCGCTGTCGTGATCCCGGTGATGGTGCTGATCGGTGGCGTCACCGCCGGCAACGCGATCGACCTCGATCTCGGCACCGACCAGTCGCTGGTCGATCTCCTCACCCCTGGCGTCCTCGCCCTGGCGATCATGTCGACCTCCTTCACCAGCCTCGCGATCGCGACCGGCTTCGAGCGGCGCTACGGCGTGATCAAGCGGCTCGGTGCCTCACCGCTCCCCCGGATCGGCCTGCTCGCCGGCAAGGTGCTCGCGCTCGGCTGCGTACAGCTCGTGCAGCTCTTCGTGATCGGCGCCGTCGGCCAGCTCCTCGGCTGGACTCCGGCCGCCGGGTTCGGCACGGTCCTCGCCTTCTTCCTCGCCATCGCGACGGGCACGCTGGCCTTCGCCTCGCTCGGGCTCTTCGTCGCCGGCGTGCTGCGTGCCGAGGCGACCCTGGCGGCGGCCAACCTCATCTACCTGCTTCTCCTCGCCGGCGGTGCCGTGGTGCTGCCGCTGACCGCCTACGGCGCCTTCGGCGACGTCGCCCGCTGGCTGCCCTCGGGCGCGCTGGGTGAGGCGGTACGCACCGCCTTCCTCGACGGCGTCCCCGCCTGGCGAGACCTCGGCGTGCTCCTGATCTGGGCCCTCCTCGGTTCCACCCTCACAGCTAGGACCTTCAAGTGGGAATGA
- the tkt gene encoding transketolase, which translates to MSTKPVLEWTDLDSKAVDTVRVLAMDSVQKVGNGHPGTAMSLAPAAYLLFQKVMKHNPADTDWLGRDRFVLSVGHSSITLYIQLYLGGFGLELGDLESLRTFGSLTPGHPERGHTRGVEVTTGPLGQGVANAVGIAMAQRRLRGLLDPDTPADQPSPFDHKTYVLASDGDLQEGVSSEASSIAGTQKLGNLTMIYDANRISIEGDTNVAFTEDVAARYEAYGWHVQVVDWTNDGTDYKEDVPELFSAINAASEVTDKPSLIVLRTVIAWPAPNAQNTGASHGSALGEEEVAATKKLMGFDPAKTFDVDPDVLAHTRKLIERGEEAEEAWRAEEAAWAKANPEGAKLLARLQAGELPEGIEDALPVFEADAKGIATRAASGKVINALAPVLPELWGGSADLAGSNNTTISDAPSFVPEDRSTGEWKADPYAGRVLHFGIREHGMGAILNGIVAHSPTRVFGGTFFQFSDYMRGAVRVGALSELPVIHVWTHDSIGLGEDGPTHQPVEHLAAVRAMPGLDVIRPADANETAAAWLEVLKHNDRPSALVLTRQALPTFPRGKEGYATTEGVANGGYVLLDSPTDNVDVVLLGTGSEVQYAVAAREELAKEGIGARVVSLPCLEWFEAQDQNYRDSVIPPSVKARVSVEAGVKQGWREYVGDAGRIVSLEHFGASASGALLFKEYGFTPEAVVTAAKESLAAINKGA; encoded by the coding sequence GTGAGCACCAAACCTGTACTCGAGTGGACCGATCTGGACAGCAAGGCCGTGGACACCGTCCGTGTTCTGGCCATGGACTCCGTGCAGAAGGTCGGCAACGGCCACCCTGGCACCGCGATGAGCCTGGCCCCGGCGGCGTACCTGCTCTTCCAGAAGGTGATGAAGCACAACCCCGCCGACACCGACTGGCTCGGCCGTGACCGGTTCGTCCTCTCCGTCGGCCACTCCAGCATCACCCTCTACATCCAGCTCTACCTCGGTGGCTTCGGTCTCGAGCTCGGCGACCTGGAGAGCCTGCGCACGTTCGGCTCGCTCACCCCGGGCCACCCCGAGCGCGGCCACACCCGCGGCGTCGAGGTGACCACCGGCCCGTTGGGCCAGGGCGTCGCCAACGCCGTCGGCATCGCGATGGCCCAGCGCCGGCTGCGCGGCCTGCTCGACCCGGACACCCCGGCCGACCAGCCGAGCCCGTTCGACCACAAGACCTACGTCCTGGCCAGCGACGGCGACCTGCAGGAGGGCGTCAGCAGCGAGGCGAGCTCGATCGCCGGCACCCAGAAGCTCGGCAACCTCACGATGATCTACGACGCCAACCGGATCTCGATCGAGGGCGACACCAACGTCGCGTTCACCGAGGACGTCGCCGCTCGCTACGAGGCGTACGGCTGGCACGTGCAGGTCGTCGACTGGACCAACGACGGAACCGACTACAAGGAGGACGTGCCGGAGCTGTTCTCCGCGATCAACGCGGCCTCCGAGGTCACCGACAAGCCGTCGCTGATCGTGCTGCGCACCGTCATCGCCTGGCCCGCGCCCAACGCCCAGAACACCGGAGCCTCCCACGGCTCGGCTCTCGGCGAGGAAGAGGTCGCCGCGACCAAGAAGCTCATGGGCTTCGACCCGGCCAAGACCTTCGACGTCGACCCCGACGTGCTCGCCCACACCCGCAAGCTCATCGAGCGCGGAGAAGAGGCCGAGGAGGCCTGGCGCGCCGAGGAGGCTGCCTGGGCCAAGGCCAACCCGGAGGGCGCGAAGCTGCTGGCGCGTCTCCAGGCAGGCGAGCTCCCCGAGGGCATCGAGGACGCTCTCCCGGTCTTCGAGGCCGACGCCAAGGGCATCGCCACCCGGGCCGCCTCCGGCAAGGTGATCAACGCCCTCGCGCCGGTGCTGCCCGAGCTGTGGGGCGGCTCGGCCGACCTCGCCGGCTCCAACAACACCACCATCTCGGACGCGCCCAGCTTCGTCCCGGAGGACCGCTCCACCGGTGAGTGGAAGGCCGACCCGTACGCCGGCCGCGTGCTCCACTTCGGCATCCGCGAGCACGGCATGGGCGCGATCCTCAACGGCATCGTGGCCCACTCCCCGACCAGGGTCTTCGGCGGCACGTTCTTCCAGTTCTCCGACTACATGCGCGGCGCCGTGCGCGTCGGGGCACTGTCCGAGCTGCCCGTGATCCACGTCTGGACCCATGACTCCATCGGCCTGGGCGAGGACGGCCCGACCCACCAACCGGTCGAGCACCTCGCCGCGGTCCGGGCCATGCCGGGCCTCGACGTCATCCGTCCCGCCGACGCCAACGAGACCGCTGCCGCATGGCTCGAGGTGCTCAAGCACAACGACCGCCCTTCGGCGCTCGTTCTGACTCGCCAGGCGCTGCCGACCTTCCCGCGAGGGAAGGAGGGCTACGCGACCACCGAGGGCGTGGCGAACGGTGGCTACGTGCTCCTCGACTCCCCCACCGACAACGTCGACGTCGTGCTGCTCGGCACCGGCTCCGAGGTGCAGTACGCGGTCGCTGCCCGCGAGGAGCTCGCGAAGGAGGGCATCGGCGCCCGCGTCGTCTCGCTGCCCTGCCTGGAGTGGTTCGAGGCCCAGGACCAGAACTACCGCGACTCGGTGATCCCGCCCAGCGTCAAGGCCCGAGTCAGCGTCGAGGCCGGCGTGAAGCAGGGCTGGCGGGAGTACGTCGGCGACGCCGGCCGGATCGTATCGCTCGAGCACTTCGGCGCCTCGGCGTCCGGAGCGCTGCTGTTCAAGGAGTACGGCTTCACTCCTGAGGCGGTCGTCACCGCCGCCAAGGAGAGCCTTGCCGCCATCAACAAGGGAGCATGA
- the tal gene encoding transaldolase: MSDRLKALADAGVSIWLDDLSRERIETGNLSDLVKEKSVVGVTTNPTIFAAAIADGERYDAQLRSLVAEDKSVDEIIFALTTEDVRNACDILAPVAEATKDDGRVSIEVEPTLANDTDATIASAKALWATVDRPNVLIKIPATLEGLPAITAAIAEGISVNVTLIFSVERYREVMDAYLTGLEQAKAAGKDLSTIRSVASFFVSRVDSEIDKRLEVIGSPEANALLGKAAVANAIAAYAAFEEVHKSERWTALASEGANAQRPLWASTGVKNTAYPDTLYVTDLVVADTVNTMPEKTMDAFADHGEVKGDVVSGKGAEAATVFESLRSVGIDVDDVFLTLETEGVDKFKGSWTELVDTVVAQIEAVKK; encoded by the coding sequence ATGTCTGATCGTCTCAAGGCGCTGGCCGACGCCGGCGTGTCCATCTGGCTCGACGACCTCTCCCGGGAGCGGATCGAGACCGGCAACCTCTCCGATCTCGTCAAGGAGAAGTCCGTCGTCGGGGTGACCACCAACCCGACCATCTTCGCCGCTGCGATCGCCGACGGCGAACGCTACGACGCGCAGCTGCGCTCGCTGGTCGCCGAGGACAAGTCCGTCGACGAGATCATCTTCGCCCTCACCACCGAGGACGTACGCAACGCCTGCGACATCCTCGCTCCCGTCGCCGAGGCCACCAAGGACGACGGCCGCGTCTCGATCGAGGTCGAGCCCACCCTGGCCAACGACACCGACGCGACCATCGCCTCGGCGAAGGCCCTCTGGGCCACGGTCGACCGTCCCAACGTGCTGATCAAGATCCCGGCGACCCTGGAGGGTCTGCCCGCGATCACCGCCGCGATCGCGGAGGGCATCTCGGTCAACGTGACGCTGATCTTCTCGGTCGAGCGCTACCGCGAGGTGATGGACGCCTACCTGACCGGCCTGGAGCAGGCCAAGGCGGCCGGCAAGGACCTCTCCACCATCCGCAGCGTCGCCTCGTTCTTCGTCTCCCGGGTCGACTCCGAGATCGACAAGCGGCTCGAGGTGATCGGCAGCCCCGAGGCCAACGCGCTGCTCGGGAAGGCCGCGGTCGCCAACGCCATCGCTGCCTACGCCGCGTTCGAGGAGGTCCACAAGAGCGAGCGCTGGACCGCGCTGGCCAGCGAGGGCGCCAACGCCCAGCGGCCGCTGTGGGCCTCGACCGGGGTCAAGAACACCGCCTACCCCGACACCCTCTACGTCACCGACCTGGTCGTCGCCGACACGGTCAACACGATGCCGGAGAAGACGATGGACGCCTTCGCCGACCACGGTGAGGTCAAGGGCGACGTCGTCAGCGGCAAGGGCGCCGAGGCCGCGACGGTCTTCGAGTCGCTGCGCTCGGTCGGGATCGACGTCGACGACGTCTTCCTGACGCTGGAGACCGAGGGCGTGGACAAGTTCAAGGGCTCCTGGACCGAGCTCGTCGACACCGTGGTCGCCCAGATCGAGGCGGTCAAGAAGTGA
- a CDS encoding PPOX class F420-dependent oxidoreductase, whose translation MARTIATNTTVDLEGLLEFVRPRHQMVLVTSRSDGSPQLSPVTGGVDDDGRIVIATYPERAKTRNARSRPQVSVLVLSEEWNGAWVQVDGEAEVLDATAGEAVLDAFVTYFRNISGEHSDWDEYRQAMVDQDKSLLRITPQRWGPVATGGFPARLT comes from the coding sequence ATGGCACGCACGATCGCGACGAACACGACCGTTGATCTCGAGGGGCTGCTGGAGTTCGTGCGCCCCCGGCACCAGATGGTCCTGGTGACCAGCCGGTCCGACGGATCCCCGCAGCTCTCCCCGGTTACCGGCGGCGTCGACGACGACGGCCGGATCGTGATCGCGACCTACCCGGAGCGGGCCAAGACCCGCAACGCCCGCAGTCGTCCGCAGGTCAGCGTCCTGGTCCTCTCCGAGGAGTGGAACGGCGCCTGGGTCCAGGTCGACGGCGAGGCCGAGGTGCTCGACGCAACGGCGGGGGAGGCGGTGCTCGACGCGTTCGTCACCTACTTCCGCAACATCTCCGGCGAGCACTCCGACTGGGACGAGTACCGCCAGGCGATGGTCGATCAGGATAAGTCGCTCCTCCGGATCACCCCGCAGCGCTGGGGCCCGGTCGCCACCGGCGGCTTCCCCGCACGCCTCACATAA
- a CDS encoding COX15/CtaA family protein, giving the protein MTTTEPSTGPARSAKDKVVAWLRAHAFGLAIANLVANIGIVVTGAVVRLTGSGLGCPTWPKCTEESYVAHEALGINGVIEFGNRMLTYVLAAIAITVVLAVWNRRGVIRNLAIIIACGVPFQGVIGGITVLTDLNPYVVALHLLLSMAMVGLCVWLLDELRSPVRDAAPRAVRVASLVTFALGWVTLWLGTVVTGSGPHSGDLESRRTGLDPALMSHIHAYVVYGLVAATLVTLWLGRKHAYVRRVTIVLLVIELAQGLIGWVQYLTDLPVVLVGFHMLGAALISAGIARVVVSTRAHT; this is encoded by the coding sequence ATGACCACCACCGAACCCTCCACAGGCCCGGCTCGCTCGGCCAAGGACAAGGTCGTCGCCTGGCTCCGTGCCCATGCGTTCGGGCTCGCGATCGCCAACCTGGTGGCCAACATCGGGATCGTGGTGACCGGTGCGGTGGTCCGGCTGACCGGGTCCGGCCTCGGCTGCCCCACCTGGCCCAAGTGCACCGAGGAGTCCTACGTGGCTCACGAGGCGCTCGGAATCAACGGCGTGATCGAGTTCGGCAACCGGATGCTGACCTACGTCCTGGCCGCGATCGCCATCACGGTCGTCCTCGCCGTCTGGAACCGCCGTGGGGTGATCCGCAACCTGGCGATCATCATCGCCTGCGGCGTACCGTTCCAGGGGGTCATCGGCGGGATCACGGTGCTCACCGATCTCAACCCGTACGTCGTCGCCCTCCACCTGCTGCTGTCGATGGCGATGGTCGGACTGTGCGTCTGGCTGCTCGACGAGCTCCGCTCCCCCGTGCGTGACGCGGCGCCGCGCGCCGTGCGCGTGGCCTCGTTGGTCACCTTCGCCCTCGGTTGGGTCACACTCTGGCTCGGCACAGTAGTGACCGGCTCCGGCCCGCACTCCGGCGACCTCGAGTCCCGCCGCACCGGCCTCGACCCGGCGCTGATGTCCCACATCCACGCCTACGTCGTCTACGGGCTCGTCGCCGCGACCCTGGTCACCCTCTGGCTCGGCCGCAAGCACGCGTACGTCCGGCGGGTCACGATCGTGCTGCTGGTCATCGAGCTCGCCCAGGGCCTGATCGGCTGGGTGCAGTACCTCACCGACCTCCCCGTCGTCCTGGTCGGCTTCCACATGCTCGGCGCGGCCCTCATCTCCGCCGGCATCGCCCGGGTCGTGGTCTCCACCCGCGCCCACACCTGA
- the pgl gene encoding 6-phosphogluconolactonase yields MTTSDGHPESLIEVHDTAEALASAVAGEFLSRVADLQAAGDVPTIGLTGGTIAEAIHREIARLSPESGVDWGAVDFYFGDERYVAADSPDRNAGQARAAFLSSVGVPDHRIHEMPATDSGLSVDEAAAQFSDDVRSHGGGGFDILMLGVGPDGHIASLFPGFPQLEAKDAIAVGVTGSPKPPPERITFTFEALRRSTTVWFLVSGEGKADAVAKAHAGAPISEIPAAGVIGTHETTWFLDRAAASGL; encoded by the coding sequence GTGACGACCAGCGACGGTCACCCCGAGTCACTCATCGAGGTCCACGACACCGCGGAAGCGCTCGCCTCCGCGGTCGCCGGAGAGTTCCTCAGCCGCGTCGCCGACCTGCAGGCCGCCGGCGACGTACCCACCATCGGCCTCACCGGCGGCACCATCGCCGAGGCCATCCACCGCGAGATCGCGCGGCTCTCGCCCGAGTCGGGCGTCGACTGGGGTGCGGTCGACTTCTACTTCGGCGACGAACGCTACGTCGCCGCCGACTCCCCCGACCGCAACGCCGGCCAGGCCCGCGCGGCGTTCCTCAGCTCCGTCGGCGTGCCGGACCACCGCATCCACGAGATGCCCGCCACCGACTCCGGCCTGAGCGTCGACGAGGCCGCGGCACAGTTCTCCGATGACGTACGCAGTCATGGCGGCGGCGGCTTCGACATCCTCATGCTCGGCGTCGGCCCCGACGGCCACATCGCCTCCCTCTTCCCCGGCTTCCCGCAGCTCGAGGCGAAGGACGCGATCGCCGTCGGCGTCACCGGCTCCCCCAAGCCACCGCCCGAGCGCATCACCTTCACCTTCGAGGCCCTGCGCCGGTCCACGACCGTCTGGTTCCTGGTCAGCGGCGAAGGCAAGGCCGACGCCGTGGCGAAGGCCCACGCCGGGGCCCCGATCTCCGAGATCCCGGCCGCCGGCGTCATCGGCACCCACGAGACCACCTGGTTCCTCGACCGGGCCGCCGCCTCGGGACTCTGA
- the pgi gene encoding glucose-6-phosphate isomerase produces the protein MTRGPVDATTTDAWKALTELRAGFEPDLRSWFADDPGRASRFTFEAADLHVDLSKDLITDDLLAGLLALAEQVGLEARRDAMLAGERINVTEDRAVLHTALRLPADASLVVDGTDVVPAVHETLAKMYAFADRVRSGEWTGVTGERIRTVVNIGIGGSDLGPVMAYEALEPFRHPEIECRFISNIDPTDAGQKLKGLDPATTLFVVSSKTFSTLETLTNARLARAWLLDALAENGDVDRADAVRKHFVAVSTALDKVADFGIDPENAFGFWDWVGGRYSVDSAIGTSLAIAIGPERFGEFLGGFHAIDKHFAETPLAQNVPALMGLLNVWYVNFLDAQTHAVLPYSQLLHRFPAYLQQLTMESNGKSVRWDGTAVTTDTGEVFWGEPGTNGQHAFYQLIHQGTRVIPADFIAFANPAYPLADNHDGQDVDVHELFLANFFAQTQALAFGKTDEQVRAEDTPEHIVNARVFSGNRPTTSIMAPALTPGVLGQLVALYEHITFTQGVVWGIDSFDQWGVELGKQLAQQISPAVSGDASTARQQDTSTQSLIAYYREKRQ, from the coding sequence GTGACTCGAGGCCCGGTCGACGCGACGACGACGGACGCATGGAAGGCACTCACCGAGCTGCGGGCCGGCTTCGAGCCCGACCTGCGCTCGTGGTTCGCCGACGATCCCGGCCGGGCCTCACGCTTCACCTTCGAGGCGGCCGACCTCCACGTCGACCTCTCCAAGGACCTCATCACCGACGACCTCCTGGCCGGACTGCTGGCGCTCGCCGAGCAGGTCGGCCTGGAGGCTCGACGCGACGCGATGCTCGCCGGTGAGCGCATCAACGTGACCGAGGACCGCGCGGTGCTCCACACCGCGCTGCGTCTGCCGGCCGACGCGTCCCTCGTCGTCGACGGCACCGACGTCGTGCCCGCCGTCCACGAGACCCTGGCGAAGATGTACGCCTTCGCCGACCGGGTCCGCTCAGGTGAGTGGACGGGCGTCACCGGCGAGCGGATCCGGACGGTCGTCAACATCGGCATCGGCGGCTCCGACCTCGGTCCGGTGATGGCCTACGAAGCGCTGGAGCCGTTCCGCCACCCGGAGATCGAGTGCCGGTTCATCTCCAACATCGACCCGACCGACGCCGGCCAGAAGCTGAAGGGCCTCGACCCTGCTACGACCCTGTTCGTCGTCTCCTCGAAGACCTTCTCGACGCTGGAGACGCTGACCAACGCCCGCCTCGCGCGGGCCTGGCTGCTCGACGCGCTCGCCGAGAACGGCGACGTGGACCGGGCCGACGCGGTGCGAAAGCACTTCGTCGCGGTCTCCACCGCGCTGGACAAGGTCGCGGACTTCGGGATCGACCCGGAGAACGCGTTCGGGTTCTGGGACTGGGTCGGTGGTCGCTACTCGGTCGACTCCGCGATCGGCACCAGCCTGGCGATCGCCATCGGGCCGGAGCGGTTCGGTGAGTTCCTCGGCGGGTTCCACGCCATCGACAAGCACTTCGCCGAGACTCCGCTGGCCCAGAACGTGCCGGCCCTGATGGGTCTCCTGAACGTCTGGTACGTCAACTTCCTCGACGCTCAGACCCACGCCGTGCTGCCCTACTCCCAGCTGCTGCACCGGTTCCCGGCGTACCTTCAGCAGCTGACGATGGAGTCCAACGGCAAGTCGGTGCGCTGGGACGGCACCGCGGTCACAACCGACACCGGCGAGGTGTTCTGGGGCGAGCCCGGCACCAACGGGCAGCACGCGTTCTACCAGCTGATCCACCAAGGCACCCGGGTGATCCCGGCCGACTTCATCGCCTTTGCCAACCCCGCCTACCCGCTCGCGGACAACCACGACGGGCAGGACGTCGACGTCCACGAGCTGTTCCTGGCCAACTTCTTCGCCCAGACCCAGGCGCTGGCCTTCGGCAAGACCGACGAGCAGGTGCGTGCCGAGGACACCCCGGAGCACATCGTCAACGCGCGGGTCTTCTCCGGAAACCGGCCGACCACCTCCATCATGGCGCCGGCCCTGACACCCGGCGTCCTGGGCCAGCTCGTCGCGCTCTACGAGCACATCACCTTCACCCAGGGCGTGGTGTGGGGCATCGACTCCTTCGACCAGTGGGGCGTCGAGCTCGGCAAGCAGCTAGCTCAGCAGATCAGCCCCGCCGTCTCCGGCGACGCGAGCACCGCCCGCCAGCAGGACACCTCCACCCAGTCCCTCATCGCCTACTACAGAGAGAAGCGTCAGTGA